From the Mya arenaria isolate MELC-2E11 chromosome 17, ASM2691426v1 genome, the window attaaatacacagttacaatcttgtaatcagttattaatattttccattaatgcattatttagtaagtagtaaaaggtttatcacataaaattaatgtttgttatgtatacatgtttatttattgattttgaataagagtgtcacttttatgATTTTACTGCTGTGTTCCAGATGTACCACCATGAACACAACAAGAACATGACAACAACTGCTACAGCGGCAATGCTAGCTACCATTCTGTACTACAGGCGCTTCTTCCCTTACTATGTCTACAACATTGTGGCAGGAATTGATGATGAAGGTAGTTGTTCATTTCTGCTCTAGGTTGAAATAGTTGTAGTGAttttccgatgatcgattataatcgaaaattgattggttCGGCCTGGAATCAGGGTATTTtgtcataatcgatcatcaaTTTAACCGTCAAGTTGTGATTCTTCATTCCTCTCGACATTTGGGTTCGGTTTATTTCTACCAAATTTCTCCTTTGAGTTAATTTGTAACACTTGGAACTTTGGAAGTGTTCTGTAGTCAACTTGGCAGAAAGCaataacaacactaaataacttccaacatatacataaaataagcaTAGTTATGGATTCATTCTTCTGGCAAGGGCTGTGTTTTCGGGCTTGACCCTCATATGAGAGGCAGCCTTTCAGAGCTGGGGTATCTACAAGCTAACAATATATCACTTAGTTTTCCATTGAAATGAATTATACATATCCTTTATTCTTCAGGCAAGGGCTGTGTCTTCAGTTTTGACCCTGTGGGTTCATATGAGAGGGAACCATATAGAGCTGGGGGATCTGCAAGCTCAATGCTCCAACCTCTCATGGATAATCAGGTACCTTGGCATTCTCTCTCCAAAACTAAACACACCTACATGTCCCGGTATTTGGGagtcaaattttgttttattgaggCTGTGAAAATAGTGCTACCGACATGACTGAAAGTAATGTAagcattatgtttaaataaaaagttaaaaaagtcaaaatcactctataagatttttaaaaaacaatatatgtttaaaaagaaatcacggatggtttaaaaaacaaaacttctGTCATCAGTTTGTAACAGTACCTTATTTCCCCAACTATAAGGTGCTCCCCTTATAAGAcgaccccctaactttgcccttgaaatctggtgtttttgtctAGACTtgtttataagacggggtcgatttttaaagcaaatcctTATCTTGAATTTTTCCAAGTCTGTGATAATGTTTAAgctaaacagtcaattatcaactaaatttgttcatttgcttgAAGAAAATTAAGGTTACTCTGTTAcgaatttatttaaataattttttcgTACAGCCAAAGGTTTATTTATATCTATAGTAAACTCAAATATGTCAGCCATGATTTGAAGGTTCTCAGACGaggattattgattattatttttccgATTGTATGGTATGTTCTAACCAGCCTAGGCGCAATCTTGGGAGTAAAATGGGATCATACTGTAAAGACTAACCTATTTAGATACAAAACACAAGGGTTAAAAGAATTATGATAGTATGATGGTGTGAACAGAATGAGGGGCATGCCCTTAAAGAgaatagacaccagatggtcccaaaaacgtcaaaaacagtttttcctcaaaacaagtctAGAATTGTCGAGCTAGTATCAGGCCGATATTTCATCACTtttcatgattaaaagaatatttcatcGCTGTTTCAGCCGAGTTTACCAGTTTAAAAATAGCcgtaatggtttcccagtttataatgtgtatattaagcaTGCCATAGTCACAAGTTTAGTATagataaatatacaatatatattgtatcaTTCATCTGGTGTCTGGTCCCTTTAATTTTTGCTGTGTTCAGGATACATGTTTAGCCACATGACAAAGTGAACATCCgtgtgaaataaatgttacttCCATAGTTTAGGTAAAGCataaaatttcattgatgtttatCTTTTCAGGTTGGCTTCAAGAACCAACCAGCCGAGAACCGCACCAAGTTGACGAAAGAACAGGTGATAAAAATAGTCCGTGATGGTTTCATCTCAGCTGCTGAACGCGACATATACACCGGGGACGAAGTTGTGATTAACGTCGTAACAAAGGATGGAGTGGAGGTTATTAAGTTTCCACTGAGGAGAGACTAATGGACTGATTTAGTGGGAGGTTGTTTGGTTGGTGAAGTCGAATGTTCATGTTCACAAAGTCAACTTATGTGTACATAAAGTGAGCAAGACACTATTCATTAAACTCTTGATACTTTAAAAGATTCTTGACATCTGCACATTCCAACCTGTACGGAATGTTCACGATAAGTGTTAAGATATTGGTAAATGTTCATAGATGTAAAACAAACCTCATCATTCATTATTTCCTGATAATGTCTTCACAAGtgctatacatgtattcatttgttcttgctttcaaataaaaacagtcaaCATTATGAGTTATTTATtcacatgttgtttttaaatgaagtattgtTTCGCTTAGGAAATATATCAAGCATAGGATCTATGTTGTCAGACGGCAGCTGCGTCCAAGCCTACCAATTTCCGCTCTTTAACTGTTGCATTTGTTATCCATTCTTTTCCAAACTGGGTCACAATGTTTTTTTGGCATGAAATCTCAACAGTTTTATCAACAGTCATATCAGATTATTAATTCCAGAGTTTAAATGGCCCATGAGTTGTTAAGTTACCAAATTCACTTTGTCCACTGTATTACTGGAGCTTTACCAAACTTGGCTACAATGTTCATGGACTTAAAAATTTGATCAACAGTTAGATCACACAACTAATAatggagttatggccctttatttgacaaaatgttaCTCACTGCCCTAGAAACACTCTAAATAAAGCATTTCTTGTCCAATATGTACCAAAATTGGTTGCAATATTAAAGGCATAATATCTCGACTGCATGCTGTCATCCGCAAGATCACACTATTCATTGTAAAAAATTTACCGATTTCACTTTGGCCACTCTCTTGCTGGAGCGTTTCTTCTCCATATTTCCCATACTTGGCTTCAATGTTTATGGGTACAGTATCTCAACTTATATGAACAGTAAGATCACATTATAAACTCTCTAGTAAAGGCccttaaattgttaaaatgtgacTTAATTCACTTATCTGCTGTCTTTCTGGAGCATTTTTCATCCAATCTTGACCAAACCtggttaaaatgtttatgtgtatAATATCTAGACTGATTTCGGTCAACAGTCTGATCAGATAATCGTTTAGTTATAGCGATGAATTTGTCATACTTTTACCAATTTCTCTTTGTTAAACTCCTTTTATTGAGCATTTCTTATCCAAAACTTGACTGTTCAGGGTTACAATATGTAAaggtataattattaatatcttAATTGCGTTCTATCGTCAGCCAGATcacattacattattatttttaggtcacctgagcacgaagtgctcaaggtgagctattgtgatctccctgtccgtcgtcaacaatttgactttaacactctagaggtcacaatttgggcactatcttaatgaaacttggtcagaatgttaccctcaataaaatcttggatgagttcgatattgggtcatctggggttaaaaactaggtcaccaggtcaaattaaaggaaaagcttgttaacactctagatgtctcatttatgactgtatcttcatgaaagttggtcagaatgtttatattaataatctttaagtcaagtttaaatctgggtcatgtgcggtcagaaactaggtcaccaggtcaaatcataggaaaagcttgttagcactctagaggtcacatttataaatgtttctttatgaaagttggtcagaatgtttatattaataatctttaagtcaagtttaaatctgggtcatgtgcggtcaaaaactaggtcatgaggtcaaataataggaaaagcttgttagcactcgaGAGGtccatttatgactgtatcatcgggaatcttggtcagaatgtttatattgattacctctaggccaagttcgaatctgggtcatgttcggtcaaaaactaggtcaccaggtcaaataataggaaaagtattttaacactagaggccacatttatgaccatatgttcatggaacttgatcagaatgttgatgatctttattggatcaggtgagtGATTCAGGGCCTTCGGGGCCCTCTTGTTAGATTTATGGTCCTTTAGTTGTCAAAAAATTAccaaattcacttttattttaatactccAGTTCATATCCAATTCTAAGCAAATTGGGTGACAAGGTTATGGAGATAATACATGTCACATGAATGGAAATGAGAAGTTGTTAGTATGTTGTATGCTGTTGAATGGATGAATAATTTTTGAATATACAGGTAATTAATTTCATGGAGTGGGTTTCCCGCTACTTTTATTCCATTGGCTAATAATTTTATAGTAAATTTTAGAACAACATTGTAAAGTGGTACATTAACAAAATTATCAAAGATGAAGGAAATTTCCCATAAATAACAGATTCCTAGAACGAAAGCCTGAAaagtaaagaaacaaacaatataaaatacacgTCTAAACAACACTTATTAAAGCAACAGCAATCAAATTCATTCAAGCAAAATcatcaaacacatttaaaacgcactttattgaaaatgttatttatttacaatttaattcATGTTCATTTCATGTTCGGAATATACTAACTGTTTAGGTTGCTTGGCCCACGAGGGTCCAAGAGGCGCATTGAAATCAAAAATGCGTTATTTCCGGACAGACTCTGGCAAAATCAATCATACCCTTCTTACAAATCGTTCACTATGAAATATAACGACGTAACAAAAAGAGGAACTCTCACATTGGTAAAATGCTGTCCGTGCTATAAAACAGTCCCTTGGATGCCTCAAGAACGGACACTCATTGCCATTTACGAATGCCTTCCGTAAAAGTACATCGACTAAAAAGACCATGATAACACCTCATAAATATTGCCTTTATTTCGTCTTGACTCCAAATACTCCGTCTACACAGTAATTGCCTTTTTCGGTCCTTTGAAGTATGGCCTACAAGTACATGTCTGATCGTACGGATGACACGTGATAGGCATGTATCGAATTGCGCACATAAATTCACCCATTGGTCCCTGGTATATGTTGGTGCAAACATCACCTGTGTAGGAATCGGTGCAGGTATAGTAGTGGAGTATACATGACAAGTGACACACCTTAACGTACTTGCCTGCTACGCACTGGCCACACATGTCACCGGCTACCCCAACAATTGTCCTTGCAATATTGAGAATCAGGCCACGATGTCACAATCTTCATAAAGGCACCCAAAGCTGCAAGGCTGTTAACATCTGCTTCCCCAGTTACCAAATCTGCATTGACAATAGCCTGTCGACTTGTCACAAGCGCTCTCACAACAAACTCTGCAGATTTTGTTTTCACAACGCATTCCCTAGTTACAATCAAAACATTGGCATGTGAAATCATCAATGTTGCACGTATACAAAATCCCAATGCTACACAGTGTACAGCTACGTCTGTTATCGGCGTCGCCATTTCAATAACCGTCCACGCATCTACAGTTATCGCCCCATCCCGTTGCCCCAAAGTCACTAGCATTGCATTGGAATTCGCACTTTTGCCATCATTGATCGTCAGGCCACTAGGAAAATCTGCGCAGCCCGAGAAACCgaaaataatgttacaaatGTCGTAATGCAACCTATACCACAGGAGAATTCAAACAGAGGACCCCATAACCATTTCAAACAGCTGATGCAATTCCTTGTTTCCTGGACACACACACCTCACAGGCT encodes:
- the LOC128223016 gene encoding proteasome subunit beta type-1-like; translation: MEVEQLRGTEYSSMHGPKQGYFSPYSFNGGSVLAVAGDDFSVIASDSRLSEGFSIHTRDQPKTYQLTPTTVVGSCGFHGDVLTLIKVLKSRIKMYHHEHNKNMTTTATAAMLATILYYRRFFPYYVYNIVAGIDDEGKGCVFSFDPVGSYEREPYRAGGSASSMLQPLMDNQVGFKNQPAENRTKLTKEQVIKIVRDGFISAAERDIYTGDEVVINVVTKDGVEVIKFPLRRD